A stretch of the Myxococcus guangdongensis genome encodes the following:
- a CDS encoding ArsR/SmtB family transcription factor, protein MQKVDVFSALANPVRREILVQLRKGPRKVGDLASHFDVGRPAVSEHLQVLRKASLVREEPRGRERYYHLDPRPLSEVGGWLETFERYWKQRLGDLEQLLDEEDGS, encoded by the coding sequence ATGCAGAAGGTCGACGTCTTCTCCGCGCTCGCCAATCCGGTGAGGCGCGAGATTCTGGTGCAGTTGCGCAAGGGGCCTCGCAAGGTGGGAGACCTGGCGAGTCACTTCGACGTGGGACGGCCGGCGGTGTCGGAGCACCTCCAGGTCTTGCGCAAGGCGAGCCTCGTGCGCGAGGAGCCCCGGGGGCGCGAGCGCTACTACCACCTGGACCCGCGTCCGCTGTCCGAGGTCGGCGGCTGGCTGGAGACGTTCGAGCGCTATTGGAAGCAGCGGCTCGGCGACCTCGAACAGCTTCTCGACGAGGAGGACGGTTCATGA
- a CDS encoding ClpX C4-type zinc finger protein encodes MKGPYVSNQPTPARRRCSFCGAAAHQVGRLQAGMRSAAICDACVVRLFARLDREAFSVTAPPVPGDAVVVGLRGGTDDA; translated from the coding sequence ATGAAAGGACCGTACGTCTCGAATCAGCCCACGCCCGCCCGGCGGCGCTGCTCGTTCTGCGGCGCCGCCGCGCATCAGGTGGGGCGGCTGCAGGCGGGCATGCGGAGCGCCGCCATCTGTGATGCGTGCGTGGTGCGGCTGTTCGCGAGGCTGGACCGTGAGGCCTTCTCCGTCACCGCGCCGCCCGTACCGGGGGACGCGGTGGTGGTGGGGCTCCGGGGCGGCACGGACGACGCCTGA
- the fliB gene encoding flagellin lysine-N-methylase has product MSATAPRYLTRFQCLADTCEDTCCAGLVVPVSDARWRALRAAVAGGPDAARVEALVLPDPGGAVGAEAAYIAKREDGSCSFLDEKRLCSLHRAYGEAVLPDACAMFPRVATRRAGRLEVTGSFGCPEVVRLCLLAEDALEPVSVDASLAARPELARALGGGDAADVWTWHALGVREVALRILERREYPYASRLFMLGELARRLGAFYFRGAEASREEARLISTLSDFEAPSALDGLHAMVSSVRLPGGPWAGICGTVLRARIDGVRGARFQTWARAIQTSYGGASATPDDVWALYSERRARLEPALGERIEQYFRHHAVNHWLRNPFTDTPSVMDYVFKLTLRAAVLRWALFGHPEVVALCEDPPLNDGLTAARARLDAAAVECFQLSAKHLEQSPELHDLARGLSGGAGPEALPRMLVLLQGM; this is encoded by the coding sequence ATGTCCGCCACGGCTCCCCGGTATCTGACGCGCTTCCAGTGCCTCGCGGACACGTGTGAGGACACGTGCTGCGCGGGGCTCGTGGTGCCGGTGAGCGACGCGCGGTGGAGGGCGCTGCGCGCCGCGGTGGCGGGAGGGCCGGACGCGGCGCGGGTCGAGGCGCTCGTGCTGCCCGACCCGGGAGGTGCCGTGGGCGCGGAGGCCGCGTACATCGCGAAGCGCGAGGATGGGTCGTGCTCGTTCCTCGATGAGAAGCGGCTGTGCTCGTTGCATCGCGCGTATGGCGAAGCGGTGTTGCCGGATGCGTGCGCGATGTTCCCGCGCGTGGCCACGAGGAGGGCAGGGCGGCTCGAAGTGACGGGCTCGTTCGGCTGTCCGGAGGTGGTGCGCCTGTGCCTGCTCGCGGAGGACGCGCTGGAGCCGGTGTCGGTGGATGCGTCGCTCGCGGCGCGGCCGGAGCTGGCGCGAGCGCTGGGCGGCGGGGACGCGGCCGACGTGTGGACGTGGCATGCGCTGGGCGTGCGCGAGGTGGCGCTGCGCATCCTGGAGCGTCGCGAGTACCCGTATGCCTCGCGGTTGTTCATGCTGGGAGAGCTGGCCCGGCGGCTCGGGGCCTTCTACTTCCGGGGGGCGGAGGCGTCGCGAGAAGAGGCACGGCTCATCTCGACGCTGTCCGACTTCGAGGCACCGTCGGCGCTGGATGGCCTGCACGCGATGGTGTCCTCGGTGCGACTGCCCGGCGGACCGTGGGCTGGTATCTGCGGCACGGTGCTGCGCGCGCGCATCGACGGTGTCCGTGGCGCGCGGTTCCAGACCTGGGCCCGCGCCATCCAGACGTCCTACGGTGGCGCGAGCGCGACGCCGGACGACGTCTGGGCCCTGTACTCCGAGCGCCGTGCCCGGCTGGAGCCCGCGCTCGGCGAGCGCATCGAGCAGTACTTCCGCCACCACGCGGTGAACCACTGGCTGCGCAACCCGTTCACCGACACTCCCTCGGTGATGGACTACGTCTTCAAGCTGACCCTGCGCGCCGCGGTGCTGCGCTGGGCGTTGTTCGGACATCCCGAGGTCGTCGCGCTGTGTGAAGACCCGCCGCTGAACGACGGCCTCACGGCCGCGCGCGCGCGCCTCGACGCCGCGGCGGTGGAGTGCTTCCAGCTCAGCGCGAAGCACCTCGAACAATCACCGGAGCTGCACGACCTCGCGCGGGGGCTCTCCGGCGGCGCGGGGCCCGAAGCACTCCCACGCATGCTCGTGCTGCTCCAAGGCATGTAG
- a CDS encoding acyltransferase family protein — protein MTDSNDIQARAGFAPGVRFAYELGQEPVLDGVRGIACLMVMLAHLSARGAKLFPGVMPNGALGVDLFFVLSGFLITSLLLREWSRAGDISLKRFYARRALRLLPALYFFLATSVGLGAVLGWNEMFGGRPWLTLTGTLLYVSNWFMDMGRLNHTWSLSVEEQFYLLWPPVLLVLLRRGVRPRLLLAGLGLVILASAGVRSMLWQTLLAHESPLVAVLRCYAGTDTRMDAPLVGCAAALWVSWRGLPRRTVGWTVVASLLFVAAIGVTCFGQDLYTTMTQPGPPPLRHDLLFRGGFTLVALAAACLMLYLLANVKSLASRIVGSAPLTWVGQRSYPLYLWHYVAYYVVDTILDPNADRLSPSWGGWLLLSAAKLGLSTAMALLSHHLVERYFLRMKHRFSPLALEVPAAPELARKVA, from the coding sequence ATGACCGACTCCAATGACATCCAGGCCCGCGCGGGCTTCGCGCCCGGCGTCCGCTTCGCATACGAACTCGGGCAGGAACCCGTCCTGGACGGTGTCCGGGGCATCGCCTGTTTGATGGTGATGCTGGCCCACCTGAGCGCACGCGGCGCGAAGCTGTTCCCCGGAGTGATGCCCAATGGCGCCCTGGGGGTCGACCTCTTCTTCGTGCTGAGCGGCTTCCTCATCACGTCGCTGCTCCTGCGGGAGTGGTCTCGCGCGGGAGACATCTCCCTCAAGCGCTTCTATGCGAGGCGCGCGCTGCGTCTGCTCCCGGCGCTCTACTTCTTCCTCGCCACCTCGGTCGGGCTGGGGGCGGTGCTTGGCTGGAACGAGATGTTCGGCGGCAGGCCCTGGCTGACGCTGACCGGCACGCTGCTCTACGTCTCCAACTGGTTCATGGACATGGGCAGGCTCAATCACACCTGGTCGCTCAGCGTCGAGGAGCAGTTCTATCTGCTCTGGCCCCCCGTGCTGCTCGTGCTGCTGCGCAGGGGCGTCCGTCCGCGCCTCCTTCTGGCGGGGCTGGGGCTCGTCATCCTCGCCAGCGCCGGCGTGCGCTCCATGCTGTGGCAGACCCTGTTGGCGCACGAGAGCCCGCTGGTCGCCGTCCTGCGCTGCTATGCCGGCACGGACACGCGGATGGACGCCCCGCTCGTCGGCTGCGCCGCGGCGCTCTGGGTCTCCTGGCGGGGCCTGCCCCGGCGGACCGTGGGCTGGACGGTGGTGGCCTCGCTCCTCTTCGTCGCAGCGATAGGGGTGACCTGCTTCGGACAGGACCTCTACACGACCATGACCCAGCCGGGGCCGCCGCCCTTGCGGCATGACCTGCTCTTCCGGGGCGGGTTCACCCTGGTCGCGCTCGCGGCGGCATGCCTGATGCTCTACCTGCTCGCCAACGTGAAGAGCCTCGCCAGCCGCATCGTCGGCTCCGCGCCGCTCACCTGGGTGGGGCAACGCTCCTACCCTCTCTATCTCTGGCACTACGTCGCCTACTACGTCGTGGACACCATCCTGGACCCGAACGCGGACCGCCTGTCCCCGAGCTGGGGCGGATGGCTCCTCTTGAGCGCGGCGAAGCTGGGGCTCTCCACTGCCATGGCCTTGCTGTCCCACCACCTCGTCGAGCGCTACTTCCTGCGGATGAAGCACCGCTTCTCGCCCCTCGCGCTCGAGGTGCCCGCGGCCCCCGAGCTGGCGCGAAAGGTGGCCTGA
- a CDS encoding fibro-slime domain-containing protein: MQTLPQSPRLASVLLASLVVTLFACGREDDTGLSPVKDPWQSPGMELEPGCGETDAGPSVPDAGPPELDAGSGPSVCGDAIKHPSEECDDGNNNLGDGCTPLCTREPRCVNGLCEARCGDGRLEPGSSEACDDGNTVADDGCSPTCQLEPGFLCQVLEEPPPPTVGLPVVYRDFRGYDLPATGGLPRGHIDFQNKNGAERGIVASTLGPDNKPVYAKVGVTSLTTHGQFSFDQWFRDVPNVNLPLVGTLQLTRTPANEYLYDNAFFFPLDNAGWVAAGMEPLRNDYGSPSRPRNFSFTSETRHWFQYNGTEVIRFRGDDDVWVFVNGRLALDLGGIHGAEMGDVSLSSVATPLGLTPGGVYQLAVFQAERHTTGSSYRLGLLNFRYPRQYTACIPDPQLLCGNGTVDPGEQCDDGVNDGGYGQCAAGCVFGPRCGDGVVQLSSGEQCDDGNLNSQDGCSAYCQLELF; this comes from the coding sequence ATGCAGACACTTCCTCAGTCACCCCGACTGGCGAGCGTGTTGCTCGCCTCCCTCGTCGTCACGCTGTTCGCCTGCGGCCGCGAAGATGACACCGGCCTCTCTCCGGTGAAGGACCCGTGGCAGTCCCCCGGGATGGAGCTGGAGCCCGGCTGTGGAGAGACCGACGCCGGCCCCTCCGTACCTGACGCCGGACCTCCCGAGCTGGACGCCGGCTCCGGTCCCTCCGTCTGTGGTGACGCCATCAAGCACCCCTCCGAGGAGTGCGACGACGGCAACAACAACCTGGGCGATGGCTGTACCCCCCTGTGCACGCGCGAGCCCCGCTGCGTCAACGGCCTCTGCGAGGCCCGCTGCGGCGACGGCCGGCTGGAGCCAGGCTCGTCCGAGGCCTGTGACGACGGCAACACCGTGGCCGACGATGGGTGCTCACCCACGTGCCAGCTCGAGCCGGGCTTCCTCTGTCAGGTCCTCGAGGAGCCGCCTCCTCCCACGGTGGGCCTGCCCGTCGTCTACCGCGACTTCCGCGGCTACGACCTGCCCGCCACGGGCGGCCTGCCGCGTGGCCACATCGACTTCCAGAACAAGAACGGCGCCGAGCGAGGCATCGTGGCCTCCACCCTGGGCCCCGACAACAAGCCCGTCTACGCGAAGGTCGGGGTGACCTCGCTGACGACGCATGGCCAGTTCTCGTTCGACCAGTGGTTCCGTGACGTGCCCAACGTCAACCTGCCGCTCGTCGGCACCCTGCAGCTCACGCGGACGCCTGCCAACGAGTACCTCTACGACAACGCGTTCTTCTTCCCGCTCGACAACGCGGGCTGGGTCGCCGCCGGCATGGAGCCCTTGCGCAACGACTATGGTTCCCCCTCGCGGCCGCGCAACTTCAGCTTCACCAGCGAGACGCGCCACTGGTTCCAGTACAACGGCACCGAGGTCATCCGCTTCCGCGGCGACGACGATGTCTGGGTGTTCGTCAACGGCCGGCTCGCGCTGGACCTGGGCGGCATCCATGGCGCGGAGATGGGTGACGTCAGCCTGTCTTCGGTCGCCACCCCGCTGGGCCTCACACCGGGCGGCGTCTATCAGCTCGCCGTGTTCCAGGCGGAGCGCCACACCACCGGCTCCTCCTACCGGCTGGGCCTGCTCAACTTCCGTTACCCGCGCCAGTACACCGCGTGCATCCCCGACCCCCAGCTCCTGTGCGGCAACGGCACGGTGGACCCGGGCGAGCAGTGCGACGACGGCGTCAACGACGGCGGCTATGGACAGTGCGCCGCGGGCTGCGTCTTCGGGCCTCGCTGCGGGGACGGCGTCGTGCAGCTCTCCTCGGGTGAGCAGTGCGACGACGGCAACCTGAACAGCCAGGACGGCTGCAGCGCGTACTGCCAGCTCGAGCTGTTCTGA
- a CDS encoding SRPBCC family protein: MKEAGVIRVTHVYSQPPAKVWRALTEPALVARWWAPGDIRAEVGHRFEMDMGPWGKQRCEVLAVEPERLFRIQFALNTTITWALVSEGTGTRLELTHEGFDLDSPMGRRAFEGMQPGWPGVLARIAPVAEEL, from the coding sequence ATGAAGGAAGCCGGAGTGATTCGAGTCACCCACGTCTATTCGCAGCCGCCGGCGAAGGTGTGGCGCGCGCTCACCGAGCCCGCGCTGGTGGCGCGCTGGTGGGCCCCGGGCGACATCCGCGCCGAGGTGGGGCACCGCTTCGAGATGGACATGGGCCCGTGGGGCAAGCAGCGCTGCGAGGTGCTCGCCGTGGAGCCCGAGCGGCTGTTCCGCATCCAGTTCGCGCTGAACACCACCATCACCTGGGCGCTGGTGTCGGAGGGGACGGGGACGCGGCTGGAGCTGACGCACGAAGGGTTTGATTTGGACTCGCCGATGGGCCGTCGCGCCTTCGAGGGCATGCAGCCCGGATGGCCGGGCGTGCTCGCGCGCATCGCCCCGGTGGCCGAGGAACTCTGA
- a CDS encoding TIGR02266 family protein: protein MDQGRRTTDRKAVGLLVKLKHESVGSFAEEFATNLSPGGMFIRSRTPQPVGTPVKFEVQIAGGVRVLRGTADVRWVREVGDPAGPPGMGLQFHELDPASRALVDMMLLQRKPEAPAAVVAPLPAIAPSVAPLAPAIAPAVAPVQARPAAAPVAKPAAAPRGPQGAALDSLFDDLDAPASAGRDEPFDFSPPPASPADDVDIPIEELIASTPPPPTTPLLMDEPLPGFELSLDDAPLAQGEMLDEAPIEVGLTVEVESSSSARPGGSMEFDLDMSEATGAPAPSPAKLKGGAPEFDLDFGDVVEETPARPAAAKPAGGAFEFDLDFGDAVEETPARPPPRASAPPPPPAVAKPVGGAFEFDMDLSEAVEEAPVAPPPPPRASAPPPARPAAAKPAGGAFEFDLDLSDAVEEAPVAPPPPPRASAPPPPPAAAAKPPGGAFEFDLDLSDAVEEAPAAPPPRPVAPPPPPAAAKPRSGGSLEFDLDFSDAVEELPPAAPPPTRTSPPPPPSAARPAGGVEFDLDLSNLGSSAPPGVAAPRAPAAQARPPPPPPPAGLQPPPPAPVAPATPSLPNVRREAPKAPEPVETPTLLTPAAPKSAPVAPGLDERGLPRTIFLPPPAQIAGTGPVIGIDLGTTNSCVALLSNGRPVVLRSREGYNTIPSVISLNAQNKLLVSHRAKNQLVLRPQHTIYGAKRLVGRPYDSAVVNQVRERFHYDIVPDAAGRAAVRLMDSVLSLEEVQAIILRECKEMAEAHLNQKVERAVVTVPAYYSEPQREAVRKSGILAGLKVERILNEPTSAALAYGLNRELNKRVLVYDLGGGTFDATILKIEKNVFEVLGTGGDIFLGGIDFDNLIVDFLLKRFQEKEGLAFNGDGIALSRVSDAAERAKMALSERASFEVHIPMLMMDDSGRPRDLRVVMTRQELEKICDPLLSRTVDVVRDVLLDAKLKAAEVDDIILVGGMSRMPLVRDKLKGLFGKGPQASVNADEAVALGAALYSGSVDKVSSVVLIDVLPMTVGIAMPGGGFKRVIERNSPLPAQRSFALNTSKDNEEVLELSIFQGEDNHISANEYLGTVRIEGLPRGPKGSVRVAVTIKLDSECVLHVEAREYSTRKEVKATLATRYSPEELQKQLQVSKESVKAAEERRGADLKERAGGFWGFVKKALGRK, encoded by the coding sequence ATGGATCAAGGCAGGCGCACCACGGACCGGAAGGCAGTCGGTCTGTTGGTGAAGCTCAAGCATGAAAGCGTGGGGAGCTTCGCGGAGGAGTTCGCCACCAACCTGAGCCCGGGCGGGATGTTCATCCGCTCGCGCACCCCGCAGCCCGTGGGGACACCCGTCAAGTTCGAGGTGCAGATCGCCGGAGGCGTGCGCGTGCTGCGCGGCACCGCCGACGTGCGCTGGGTCCGTGAAGTGGGAGACCCCGCGGGGCCTCCCGGCATGGGGCTCCAGTTCCACGAGCTGGACCCGGCCAGCCGCGCGCTGGTGGACATGATGCTCCTGCAGCGCAAGCCGGAGGCCCCCGCCGCCGTCGTCGCGCCGCTGCCCGCCATCGCCCCGTCCGTCGCGCCGCTGGCTCCCGCCATCGCGCCGGCGGTCGCGCCCGTGCAGGCCCGGCCCGCAGCCGCGCCCGTGGCCAAGCCCGCCGCGGCGCCTCGTGGGCCGCAGGGCGCCGCGCTCGACTCGCTGTTCGATGACCTGGACGCGCCGGCGTCCGCGGGGCGCGACGAGCCGTTCGACTTCTCTCCGCCGCCCGCCTCGCCCGCCGATGACGTGGACATCCCGATCGAGGAGCTCATCGCGAGCACGCCGCCTCCTCCCACCACGCCGCTGCTGATGGACGAGCCGCTGCCCGGGTTCGAGCTGTCGCTCGACGACGCGCCGCTCGCGCAAGGTGAGATGCTCGATGAGGCGCCCATCGAGGTGGGCCTCACGGTGGAGGTCGAGTCGTCCTCGTCGGCGCGCCCCGGTGGCTCGATGGAGTTCGACCTCGACATGTCCGAGGCCACGGGCGCTCCGGCGCCTTCCCCCGCGAAGCTCAAGGGGGGCGCGCCCGAGTTCGACCTGGACTTCGGTGACGTGGTGGAGGAGACGCCCGCGCGTCCCGCCGCCGCGAAGCCCGCCGGGGGGGCGTTCGAGTTCGACCTGGACTTCGGCGACGCGGTGGAGGAGACGCCCGCGCGTCCGCCTCCGCGCGCCAGTGCGCCGCCGCCTCCGCCCGCTGTCGCGAAGCCCGTGGGTGGCGCCTTCGAGTTCGACATGGACTTGAGCGAGGCGGTGGAAGAAGCCCCCGTCGCGCCGCCTCCGCCTCCTCGTGCCAGCGCGCCACCTCCGGCGCGTCCCGCCGCCGCGAAGCCCGCCGGGGGTGCGTTCGAGTTCGACCTGGACCTGAGCGACGCGGTGGAGGAGGCCCCTGTCGCGCCGCCTCCGCCTCCTCGTGCCAGTGCGCCGCCTCCGCCTCCTGCCGCCGCCGCGAAGCCCCCGGGAGGTGCGTTCGAGTTCGACCTGGACCTGAGCGACGCGGTGGAGGAGGCCCCCGCCGCGCCGCCTCCGCGTCCCGTTGCGCCGCCGCCGCCTCCCGCCGCCGCGAAGCCTCGCAGTGGTGGCAGCCTCGAGTTCGACCTGGACTTCAGTGACGCGGTGGAGGAGCTGCCTCCCGCCGCGCCGCCTCCGACGCGCACCTCACCGCCACCGCCGCCCTCCGCGGCTCGCCCCGCGGGCGGCGTCGAGTTCGACCTGGACCTGTCGAACCTGGGGAGCAGCGCTCCTCCCGGCGTGGCCGCGCCTCGCGCGCCCGCGGCCCAGGCCCGGCCTCCGCCGCCTCCTCCTCCCGCCGGGCTCCAGCCGCCGCCTCCAGCGCCTGTCGCGCCCGCGACTCCGTCACTGCCCAACGTGCGCCGCGAGGCCCCCAAGGCCCCCGAGCCGGTGGAGACCCCCACGCTGTTGACGCCGGCCGCTCCGAAGTCCGCGCCCGTCGCGCCCGGACTCGACGAGCGAGGGCTGCCCAGGACCATCTTCCTCCCGCCGCCCGCGCAAATCGCGGGCACGGGGCCTGTCATCGGCATCGACCTGGGCACCACCAACTCATGCGTGGCGCTCCTGTCCAACGGTCGGCCCGTCGTGCTGCGCTCGCGCGAGGGCTACAACACGATTCCGTCGGTCATCTCGCTCAACGCGCAGAACAAGCTGCTCGTCAGCCACCGCGCGAAGAACCAGCTGGTGCTGCGTCCCCAGCACACCATCTACGGCGCGAAGCGACTGGTGGGCCGTCCCTACGACAGCGCCGTGGTGAACCAGGTCCGCGAGCGCTTCCACTACGACATCGTCCCGGACGCCGCGGGCCGCGCCGCCGTGCGGCTGATGGACAGCGTGCTCTCGCTGGAGGAGGTGCAGGCCATCATCCTGCGCGAGTGCAAGGAGATGGCGGAGGCCCACCTCAACCAGAAGGTGGAGCGCGCGGTGGTGACGGTGCCCGCGTACTACTCCGAGCCGCAGCGTGAAGCCGTGCGCAAGTCCGGCATCCTCGCGGGCCTCAAGGTGGAGCGCATCCTCAACGAGCCCACCTCGGCGGCGCTCGCCTACGGCCTCAACCGCGAGCTCAACAAGCGCGTCCTCGTCTACGACCTGGGCGGCGGTACCTTCGACGCCACCATCCTCAAAATCGAGAAGAACGTCTTCGAGGTGCTCGGCACCGGCGGCGACATCTTCCTGGGCGGCATCGACTTCGACAACCTCATCGTCGACTTCCTCCTCAAGCGCTTCCAGGAGAAGGAGGGCCTGGCGTTCAACGGTGACGGCATCGCCCTGTCCCGCGTGAGCGACGCCGCCGAGCGCGCGAAGATGGCGCTCTCCGAGCGCGCCAGCTTCGAGGTCCACATCCCCATGTTGATGATGGATGACTCGGGGCGGCCTCGCGACCTGCGCGTGGTGATGACGCGGCAGGAGCTGGAGAAGATCTGCGACCCGCTGCTCAGCCGCACCGTGGACGTGGTGCGCGACGTGCTGCTGGACGCGAAGCTCAAGGCGGCCGAGGTGGACGACATCATCCTCGTGGGCGGCATGAGCCGCATGCCGCTGGTGCGCGACAAGCTCAAGGGCCTGTTCGGCAAGGGGCCGCAGGCGAGCGTCAACGCGGACGAGGCGGTGGCGCTGGGCGCGGCGCTGTACTCGGGCTCGGTGGACAAGGTGAGCAGCGTGGTGCTCATCGACGTGCTGCCCATGACGGTGGGCATCGCGATGCCCGGCGGCGGCTTCAAGCGCGTCATCGAGCGCAACAGCCCGCTGCCCGCGCAGCGCTCGTTCGCGCTGAACACGTCGAAGGACAACGAGGAGGTCCTCGAGCTGTCCATCTTCCAGGGCGAGGACAACCACATCTCCGCCAACGAGTACCTGGGCACCGTGCGCATCGAGGGCCTGCCCCGAGGGCCGAAGGGCTCGGTGCGCGTGGCCGTCACCATCAAGCTCGATTCGGAGTGCGTGCTGCACGTCGAGGCGCGCGAGTACTCCACGCGCAAGGAAGTGAAGGCCACGCTGGCCACGCGCTACTCGCCGGAGGAGCTGCAGAAGCAGCTGCAGGTGAGCAAGGAGTCGGTGAAGGCCGCCGAGGAGCGTCGGGGCGCGGACCTGAAGGAGCGCGCTGGCGGATTCTGGGGCTTCGTCAAGAAGGCGCTGGGCCGGAAGTAG
- a CDS encoding DsbA family oxidoreductase, with amino-acid sequence MSPPVSVRVWSDFVCPWCYVGLQEVKKLQKEFDIEVDWQPFFLRPETPPEGLPLPAHIREKMKDPNNPLKVRAAQAGLKMVDRDVIPSTRRAHQATEYARTQGKLEPYHAAILRRYWSEGQDLWQWETLRGAAEEVGLDAEALQRAVEGGEFAKVVEDAVRAAQEMGVSAVPTFVLGERFGIQGAQDYAVFKQAMERLGAKPRATT; translated from the coding sequence ATGAGCCCACCCGTCAGCGTGCGTGTCTGGTCCGACTTCGTGTGTCCCTGGTGCTACGTCGGTCTTCAGGAGGTCAAGAAGCTCCAGAAGGAGTTCGACATCGAGGTGGACTGGCAGCCCTTCTTCCTGCGCCCGGAGACGCCGCCGGAGGGGCTGCCCCTGCCCGCGCACATCCGCGAGAAGATGAAGGACCCGAACAACCCCCTCAAGGTCCGCGCGGCGCAGGCGGGGCTGAAGATGGTGGACCGGGACGTGATTCCGTCCACGCGGCGCGCGCACCAGGCCACCGAGTACGCGCGGACGCAGGGCAAGCTGGAGCCGTACCACGCGGCCATCCTGCGTCGGTACTGGAGCGAGGGTCAGGACCTCTGGCAGTGGGAGACGCTCCGGGGCGCGGCGGAGGAGGTCGGGTTGGACGCGGAGGCGCTCCAGCGCGCGGTGGAGGGCGGCGAGTTCGCGAAGGTGGTGGAGGACGCGGTGCGCGCGGCGCAGGAGATGGGCGTCAGCGCGGTGCCCACGTTCGTGCTGGGTGAGCGCTTCGGCATCCAGGGCGCGCAGGACTACGCCGTGTTCAAGCAGGCGATGGAGCGGCTGGGCGCGAAGCCTCGCGCGACGACGTGA